The Helicobacteraceae bacterium DNA window CAATCCCCTTTTGCGCGATCTCCGTATCGAAATTCGCGGCGGCAAGCAGGCGAGAAAGCACGCTCTCCACGTCCTCTCCCACATACCCCGCTTCCGTCAGCGCGGCGGCGTCCGCCATCGCGAACGGCACGTTCATCGCCCGCGCCAACGTTTTAGCCAATAGCGTTTTGCCGCTGCCGCTAGGACCTACGAGCAATATATTTGATTTTTCCAACTCCACGCCGCGAACCATAGGTTTATCGACGCGCTTGTAGTGGTTATAGAGCGCGACGCTTAAAATCCGCTTCGCGTCCGTTTGCCCGATCACGTAGGAATCCAAAAAAGAGGCGATTTCTTTCGGCTTGGCTAAGCCGCGCGTAAAGCCTAGCCCCTCGTTAAGCCGTTCCTCCTTTTCGATCGCCGCGGCGCACAGCGCGACGCAGTTATCGCAGATAGCCGCGCCTTCCACGACGAACAGCTTTCCGACCCGATCTCTTTTTTTGCCGCAGAAACTGCACCGCGCTTCAAAATTATTCATGAGACAAAGGCTTTCAGATCGACGTTGATAAGTTCGATATTATGCCGCTGTAAAAATCTTCTTTCGGCTCGGCTCGGCGGTTTTTCGGTTATATGCCACCCGCCGCCGCAGTTTTCGCCGCCGATTATTTCGCTCGCTACCATGCGATCGGTGTCGCGTTCAAAATTGCAACCCATAAAAAGCCATTTTATGTTTGATCTGCTCTGTTTAAACGCGCTCGGCGCCGCCATGCCCGCTATCGCCTCGGTCAGCCAATCCACAAAGTCCGCGTCGCTTAAAATCAGGCTCAATCTAGGCTCTAAAACGCCCAGCGGTTTAAAAAGAAGCGGTTTGTCCATAGCCACCTCGTCGGGGGCGATCTTTTTGTAGCCTTCGGCGCTTTTCGTAAACGCCTCGAAACGCGGTTGATCGCCGGCTATCCTAGCTACGCCGTAAACCAGCGTAAAATCGTCTTTAAGCGCCGTCTGCAAAGCCGCGTCGCGGTTGGTATCGACGATAACGCGAGGATTCAAGCGCGCGATTTTTTTGTGAATATCTAGCGGCTCGAAGCCGTTTTTGTAGATATTCGCAAAGAGCGTTTCAAGCGCCTTGCGCCCCTTGCGCTGTTCGATCGCCATCGCCGCGCGCGAATACTCCAGCATAAGCCTCGGCGACATAGCGCGGGAGTCGTTAAGCGCCAATATGATCTCGTCGCTCGAACTTGGCAGCTTAACGCCCTTAGAATCGACGGCGTTTTTGAAAATATCCAGCCCTAAATAGAAGGCGATTTTGCCCGCCTCAACGCCGCTTATAAAATCCGCCAGTTTCGGCGGCGCACTCTCGCTAGGATTATCCTCGTCGCGGCGAAGCGCGTTCGTCTTCGCTCTCTCAAAACGCCGCGTTTCGCCGTCGCTCGCGCTTTTGTTGGGCGCGACGAACTCTATGTTTTTCATGCTTTGATGATAATCTTTTCTCGCGAGAATTAGTGATTAAAAATTAGCCATAAACCTGCGCCTGAATTATGCGAAAATAGCGTTAATACGCTTTTTATAAAGGTTTCAAATGTATGCGGAAGCGATGGAAAGAATACGCAATCACCCGTGTTATAGCGAAGGCGCGCACAAAAATTACGCCCGTATTCATCTGCCTGTGGCGAGCGCCTGTAACATTCAATGCAACTATTGCAACCGTAAATACGACTGCTCCAACGAATCAAGACCCGGCGTTACCTCCGCAAAACTTACGCCGATCGAGGCGATCAAGAAGGTATTGTATGTCGGGAGCAAAATAAAAAATCTCTCCGTCGTCGGCATAGCGGGACCCGGAGACGCGCTCGCCAATCCAAAGCAAACCTTTGAAACCTTGAGACTTGTAAAAGCGCACGCGCCCGATCTAAAGCTGTGCGTCTCGACGAACGGGTTGCGCCTCGCGGAGTTTGCCGACGAGCTAACCGCGATCGGAGTCGA harbors:
- a CDS encoding SIR2 family protein, with product MKNIEFVAPNKSASDGETRRFERAKTNALRRDEDNPSESAPPKLADFISGVEAGKIAFYLGLDIFKNAVDSKGVKLPSSSDEIILALNDSRAMSPRLMLEYSRAAMAIEQRKGRKALETLFANIYKNGFEPLDIHKKIARLNPRVIVDTNRDAALQTALKDDFTLVYGVARIAGDQPRFEAFTKSAEGYKKIAPDEVAMDKPLLFKPLGVLEPRLSLILSDADFVDWLTEAIAGMAAPSAFKQSRSNIKWLFMGCNFERDTDRMVASEIIGGENCGGGWHITEKPPSRAERRFLQRHNIELINVDLKAFVS